The genome window AAGGTAGGCTGCAACAGCAGCATTACCACCGTACAGATAtacagtaaaaagaaaaagatgtttgGGTTAAATGCGGGTACCGGGTCTGAAAAAGTTGAAGACTCCTGGTGCAGACCTTAAACACTACTTTCAGATTTCTGCAGAAGCCAGCCTTTTGATTGTAATAGCTAAATCAACTCTCTCCCTTAGTCAGTAGCCATACCTGGGCTGATTCTGCAGGAGCTGTGGTACTCGTGGGTAGGGGCAATGTGGTGCTCCTCTCGCCGAGGTCTGGCTCCCGCGAAGTGCTTGGCTTTGGCACAGCTCTGGACTGTGTCATGCCGGTGGTTGCTAAGGGAGCTGTGCTCAGTTCTGTCCTGGCTACTTCGGTGGCTGTGGTTGGCGTTTCAAGTGTGATCGTCTGTGTCGTGGCTACGATGGTGATAAAGGGAGGCAGGACTCTCAGGACAGTCGTTGGCTTGGACGTGGGCATCGTAGTGGAggcggtggtggtggcagcggtggtagcagtagcagtagcagtagcagtagtgacATCATGGATTGCGGTGCTGGCAGTGGTGTCAACTACTTTCTGGATGGTGACTGCTGGTGCCTCAGTCACTCTGGGGATGTAGAGACCACTTGTTGCTGGATTGGAGGTGGTTTCCTCTGCAGGGAATGGCGCAAAGGGAGTGGCTACTGGCTGGACTGATGTGACGGGCAGCACAGCTGCAGTTGTAGCAAGGATGAGGGGTGTGTCAGTGGTGAGCCGCACAACCGTTTTGATCCTGGAGTCCTGCTCAAAATCTGCAAGAAAAGCAAAGGGCATGAAGTGACTGCGCTCAGAATTACTACAgaaacacaggaggctgcctgcTACTGAGTCAAAccgttgatccatctagctcagctttatctacaccgactggcagcgtCTCTTCAAGGTTTTAGCCAGGAGTGTTTCCCAGCAGTATCTGAacatgccagggatcaaacctgggactttctgcatgcaaagcaaacatgtgctctgccactgagctaattATCCTTCCccatcaatccctggcatctccaagtagggctgggaaagactcttggtctgaaaacctggagagctgctgccagtcagtgtagacaatactgagcaagatggactccaATGATCtgataaggcagcatcctacactgattggcagcagctctccagggtttcagacacaagtctttcctagccctacctggaggtgccggggattgaacctgagacctttttgcatgcaaagcaggcgctctaccactgagctatggccctccccctACTTCTAATCCATAATAGGATCTGCAGATTACACATAGCTAGGGGTACAAGTCAGACACAAAAACCCCATGCAGCATTCTGGAGTGCATTGCCAGCTATGCTCTGAAAGGCCCCAGCTGTTCAGCTATTTAGGAAAGCCCTAAAGAGTCTTGTTTTTTGTCTGCCTTTTCCTGAGTTGTTTAATTCTTCTGCTGATGGACTTGGTCATAGTTATGTGATGTAATTTTGTGAATATATAACTGTATTTTTCTAAGCGTCATGCTTCCCATGAACGCTTCTGCGCAGGCGCATGAGCAGTGTGACATTTGGAGGCGAGGGGAGGCAGCAATGGTGGCAGCGCGTGAGGCACCTAGTGgcactgaaggcacatgaggcctccAGGGCGCCTTGTGGTGGCAGCACAGGAGCAGCCCGGTGGCAGAGCACAAGGAGCCTGGCAGTGGTGGTGGCGCACAAGACACCCGGTGGCAGTGCATGGGTGAGCGAGCGAGGGGGGCGGAGGCGGCTGTGCTGTCTGGGCCTGGCattcggtgggtgggtgggagggaggcccatgggggagggaggggggagcattGGTGATCtgtgaggggagggagaggaggtgtACTAGTGACCCGTGGGGGGTTGGGAGGGAatgctggtgacctgtgggggggagggctggtgacccatggaggagggagggggaattgctggtgatccatggggggagggagagggtttACATTGGTGAcccatggcagggaggagggagggagggaacactggtgacccatgggagggAGTGCTGGTGACAGGTTGGCAAGCGAAGcgagcaggggtgtgtgtgtgtgtgtgaggggagagagggagggagagagagagggagggagggagggagggagggagggagagagagagggagggagggagggagggggagagagagagagagagagagagagagagggctgccTTTTATTCAATCATTTTAAGCTTgcaaatgtattttatttcaggGTGGGGAAGATTTTTCAGCCTGAAGCTTGCATTCCCTCATGAGCACCCTTCCAGGaattgcatgccagtggtgggtggggccaaaggcaaaaagtGAGTGGGGCAACAGAGGTGGCTCTTGCCTTTGTagagcaggctacattccagccatgcaaaaggggCGAAGGTTTCCACATccctgtactctctctctctctctctctctcttttcctcatCTAAACAAGCCAAAGGCATTGTCTCAGTTCAGGGAGGCATTCCTGCCAGGCAAAAGCAATCCCAAAGACTGCAGTGCTGGGCCAGTACAGGGGATCAGGCCAGGAAAAGTCCCAGAGCTAGACAGAGAAGTCTGGACAGCAGCATTCAGCCCTGGAACTCAGGTTCCTCACTCTTGATCTAATGCGATAGGTATAGGgctgggacagggaggggagtggccaagagaggaggggtgtggcctggcctgaggaggGTCCTGAGGGCCAGCAGTGCCATATTCTGCACCTGAGcctcaggttccctacccctgatgtaATGTGAAAGGAACACACTGCAGCCAAGGAGGTCTGGCCTGTGTCAGAAGGGCCTGACAGAGAGGCTTGAAGGGCCACATTCGGCACCTGGGTCTGAGGTTGGTTGCCACCGCTCTAtttggaagccaccttgagaggGTTTTCACCCTTGAGAGGTGGcacagaaacattttaaataaattatatataaacaaactGGGTATTCAGCGGGATGAGGGGAGCAAATGCTTACTATGATTTgttcattcattcgttcattacactgatatcctgcccttcctcccaaaaggagtccagagcttcaagactggattactgcaatgtatctacgtggggcttcctttgcactTCACCCAGAAACTGCCCTTAGTGCAGAACTCTGCAGccagagtgagaccctgtcaataTATAACAACTCTGctgagagatctgcactggttgccagtttgctaccaggccaagttcaaggtgttgctatTGGTACACAAAGGCCTtaacagcttgagaccagtttactttcaggactgccttaccccatatgtgccctgtgatgttcctatatattagtgtatatatggtaagtgctggttgtttagagtatacatggtaagtagtgaaagaggagggggagtgaatgggcaatagaatgcttgatgattggctgaatgtttaaaatggctgacagtataaatgaaaggatgacaggtaaatctgggtgaatgtgaggtggtaaattgtggaatctggggggagaagagaaagagtggattgcttggtggggtttagagagttgtttaccaggagggaggtggagttcggattagtattgagtaaaaccatatgcttatgtgccttaagaagaaatcttgttaatcttgttagctttgttatctgtaataaatacttaatttggtttaccaaaggcctgatccttggctggggtttcacagaccagaagggagggtaaggtaatgaccaaggctgaaggggaactgtaacaaatggtggcagcggtgaagagaataacaataccagtattcagagtctctgggaatactagtattgggacgttactggtggttgcctagcagggggatctgttgagatctgtgctagagcggggagagaaatcataagagagagcggtccggactggtggagtccctggtggtgcctagagacaggcagtaaccacgagcaggtaggaacctgacagggagagccagggaaggacgcctcacatgcccactcaagcactttgaTCAATGGAACGGGCACTGTTAGAGGTGCCCCATATTatccattctgcacttgtaagaaatcgttcttttagtctgatagcacctaccctttggaactccctgcttattgacagtAGGTAGGCACTGCGTTCTTTTTGGCTCCAGCTTAaaaattttgtttaggcaagtttaTCCACACACATCGATACTGatgtgttttggggttttttagtctgttgctgttttaattgcttttaagatgttttaattacttgtttttaactgttttattgttaactTTAACATCTTTGTaaatgcttagaggtttttttacaatggagcggtatatacattttaaaaataaacaagtgataaaataattaaaacacctTTAAgaatcttgaaaacaaaacatcattcaaaaatatttaaaaggattccaatacagatgcagactgggataaagtttaTCTGCTTCACGATGCTTATTTCTTCAAGGCTAACCGGCTGGCTGTTTCAGAATTCCACCTTTTGGCTCTTTTTCTCCCCACATTCCCCAAATGTCATATGCTGGAATAACATTACCACTAAtataaatttggggggggggagggatttctCCCAACCAGCCACATTCAGCAGGGCTTGTTCCTTCTCTTTTAGGACCTTAGACATATACTCACAACCTGAGCCAGAGCCTGAGTAGAGTTCCTCAACTTCACCAATTTCTTCATCCTCAAAGGAGTCATCGTCTCCAGAGCCTTCCAGGTCAATGGGCCGCTCATAATTTTCATTCCGCCAGTGTTGAGCCTGGGATTGAATGTCAAGAGAAATAGACTAACTACTTATACGGATTCCAGAACAGCATTGCATGCCTAAAATAAGAGTCCACAAAGGCAGAAATTCTGCAGCCTATATTTTATGAGCAAAAGAGGACGTATACAAGGGAATTAGCATTCCCTACCACaaggaacctggggccctcctgatgttggtgGGCTGCAACTTAGGAatggtgggagctgcagtccaggcaTCACTGGAGAGGTACaggttcaccactgccttgacAATCAGTTTGTGGCTTACACATTCCAACTTTGTCATATTACAAAAGAGGAGGCAGGTGAAACCACTGAGTtttaagaaagaagaaaaataccACCGCAACAacagtacataagaagagcctgctggatcaggccagtggcccatctaccccagcatcctgtcctcacagtggccaaccacagttaggaagccggcaagcaggtcCTGACTGCAACAGCCCTTTTCCCTCTTGcagttcctagcaactggtattcagagactccctaggtaattacacaacagaaaaatagaaaaataattaCAACACAGAACACAACAAAAACTttttctataaaaaaaaaaaaagcaaaaaggcGGAAGAAGCTGCAGTATTGCAGAGTGTCAAAGCTTGGGAGATCAAGGTCACATCcaaaccatccatttaaagcactattttaccacttaacagtcatggaaaatcctgggaattgtggctcaaTGAAGTCAGCacatttaacaaactacagttgcctggattctccatgactgttaaagtgggataagagtgctttaaaagtatggtgtggatgtgacctacgaTGGTGTTCAACTAGTGCATAAAAGAGAGTGAAGCATGCACCAAGGGCATATATTCCATGGAAGGTGTTCAAGAATCTGATGCCACTGCAGAAAAATAGCCATCTTACCTCACTCCAAAAGGTGAGTACCCAGAATAACAGCTCATTTGAAGGTCTTAACAAACACAGGTTTGTACAGATGAGGGATGGgaaaacctgtgggcctccagatgttgctggaagacaactgtcatcatccctgaccattgctcatgatggctgggactgatgggaacaggagcccaacaacatccagaaggtcaaagattccccatccttgatacAGGACAAGCACTTTTTCAGATATCGAAGGTCAAAAAAAGCACTTTGAATAGACATCATTATTTCATAATATGCAGTGGTATATTCCAGGGAAGACTCACTACGCCACAGGGAGACTTCCACAGTGTTTAACTTGCTCTGTGAAATCCCAGCTTGAGATGAAAACCTGTTAGAAACTGCTGCTCTAAGTTCTCCAAACAGCAGTTCGGAATCTACTACTGGACTGCAGTCTTACCTAAGTCAGTCACAACAGCAGCATTatcaccatacaaatatatggtgaaCAAAATAAAGAAATGCCCCCCCCAATACATGTTTGGCTTAAAAGTTAAGTCCCAGGTCTTGAAAACATTGAAGACAACTTGTAAATGTCTATTCCCAAGTTCAGCATTCCAGCCTGCTGTATTTGCACAATGGTGCCACCAGACATGGACGTCAGGgcacaatggctactagccaagatggctatgttccacctacACTGTCAGAGGAattttgcctctgaataccagttgctgggaatcacaagcagagggagtgtgactgcGCTCAGATCTTGCtttctggcttcccataggcatctggttggccactgtgaaaacaggatgctggagtaggtaGGCCCTAAGTCCAGGGACCCACAGCCATCACTCCAAGTGGGCCTAAACAAAGCACTCTGACTCGAATTTTCCTGTTCCTGGATAGCGCCTGGATAGCAAAACCCCTACTTTGAAAGTACAAAAAGGAAAAATGCCTGAGAATTCAGCACTTGAGAATTCAGCCGTGTGGCTTCAAGTAGCGGTTTTTTAACTGAGAtcgcagcagcagcaacctggCCACACAGCTGTCACCCATTTTGCAACTGGAGCTATGAGGAAGCGGGAAGGGAACTATGGTTAAGTAGCCAGGTTCCTTTCCCATGCCCTGTCAGCGCTATTTTCAAATTAGCAGCGGGGCCTCTGGTGGGTGGTTGCCGAGATCTCAACATACCCACGTCCCAGAGGAGCGCACGTTTGGCTTCcaccaagcaagcaagcaagcggaGAGGGGGAAAACCAGCAGGGAGGAGAAACTGCGGTGGCAGTTTGTGTAGACATGCATTCAAAACATGttcttttttctaattccagaaggagttttataattgatttctgctgttttaaattgtagCTGGTTAAATGCTGCTGAGTTTTTACATGTGGAATATTTGAACTGTTTTTATCGGGTTGTATCGAGGAGTGGCATTGCActagtgcaggagtggggaacctcaggtccaggggtcaaatgtggccctccaggcctttttgtctggcccttgggactgtccccaggccacaccccatcTCCTCGGACCAcactcctcaccagccctgctttgcacactcGTCGAGTGTTTATGCTtgtctagaatgtgtccttgacctctgatcatgcctcttgcttgattGGATGGGAGTGGAGTGCATGAGTCTgagcagaaactagcctactgtacaaaggtaatatttacatttgttactctgttctcttttgcctctggccccacccaccactggcatgtggcccctggaaagttgcccagaagggaatgtggccctcaagctgaaaaagtccaaaacagctggggggcaccaggttggcgtaGGCTGGTATAAAAGGACCTAACACACAGTGCGGTTAAGAATAATCATGTTACCAAGTTACAAAAATATCCATATAAAAATGCCTGGTTAAATTTGTTTCCTGTTATGAAACAATGATATTTGGAATGAGCAGATCTAGCCATTAGCAGACGCTTTGGCCTTCAATACATTTTGTGGACTCCCAGACCTAATTATGCTTTGGCAGCTGTCAAATAACAAGAGTGTTCCATATGGATGTTTTGTGACTTTATACCATGATTATTCTCAACAGTCCTGTGTGTTAGATCCTCCTATGCTCTAAGCACTTAACTGTTTCAATTTTGTCTAATTTCCCCCTCCTACATActggtgttttttttccccttgtttgTTCTTTTTGGTTCTTTTTGTGTGCTTAAAATGAATTGTGGTGGAGGATGTGGCTGAAGGAAGGAGACACCTCAAAAAGTGGCTCAGCAAAGCAAGCAAAAACAAAGGAtgtgaaggaggggggaggagggggtagAAGTCCAACTTTGCCAGGTGGGTGGTCTTTCAGAGATCCACAGCCAAAGAAAGGGTATAAGTTAATCAGAGAATGTGTCATTCCCCaacattttaatacttttttagaAGAAATAATGAGAATCCAAGGTTCCAGGAGGACaagaatatatatgtgtgtgtaaaagAGAGTGGGGGACAAAGTGTGTGAGACAGAACGgagaaaaaagtgtgtgtgtgtgtgtgtgtgtgtgtgtgtgtgtgtgtgtgtgtgtgtgtgtgtgtgtgtgtgtgtgtgtgtgtgtgtgtgtgtgtgtgtgtgtgtgtgtgtgtgtgtgtgcaagagagagggggagaaaatgtgtgtgtgaaagagagagaaattacTGCACCAATTCACAATGTGTTATTGTCAGTCACAAGGACAAGCACAACCATCGtgggctttaaaaaaatgcagctgGAACAGTGGTTAAGATCAGCTTTCCCTgatttggtgccctccaaatgtttaagactccaactcccactagACCCAGCCAGCAccgcaatgggagttgtagtaaaaaataaataaattagaaggcatcaggttgggaggAGGCTGATCTAGTTCCACTTGGCCACAGAATGCACTTCTGTCTTTAATATTTCACATTTCATAAACAGAGTAAAGTAACGAATAGAAAGGCATCCATTTACCATGAGCCCCTGAGGGCAGGGATTGCTAGATTTTGGATATTTCAGTTGCCCTTACATAAACCCTAacagtattggggggggggttgaaaatAGAGGAAATGAGTAGCTTCAGTGCCAACTGATCAGCCCATCGTGCATCCTTCTAATATTCTAACCTGGCCACCCACCAGGAAGGCCAGTGGGATTGGCAGAAACTACAGTACAGCCGTGCTAAAATATTCATGGTCCAGAAGCCTGTGAAGTGGAAGATGCAATGTTTGCACTGCTCgcaaaagaggaaagaaaaaggaCATATCTGGAAGGCGGGAGGGCTGGCTCTTTGCAGAGAATCTATGGTGTCTATGGACATGCAACGCACAGCTCATTTAGTGGCATGAGTGGAAGCTTTTCTTCCATTGTGAATAACAGGCACAAGGGGGGGGCATTCTGATTGGGACATGGGGGGAATTAGAGCCACATCCCCCCCCTCCACATCCTCAGTCTAGCTTGGGTCCCCCAGAACTGTGGAAAAAACATCAACTGTGAAAGGATAAATGATGTGAAAAATGTTACATCTATCTGGGTCCTAGGCCTTGTCTGCTTGGGCActcatatccagagcttggaaaagttacttttttgaactacaactcccatcagccccagccagcatggccactggattagactgatgggagttgtagttcaaaaaagtaacttttccaagctctgctcatatcCAACCAATTCTCCCCTGGCGTCACTTGGAGCTGCCAAGGGCCTGATCTCTCATTTTGACTCCTGCCCCTGTGCTTCAACTCCTTTTCCAGCTCGAAGTCCAGCCTGGCCCACAAACCCCATATGGAAAGACACAGATAAATCCTTGTAGCCTCAGTATACATTTCTGGAGCAAGGCATCGGACACTTCTCCAGCCCCTCCCATTCATCACCATAAGCACTctgaacataagagcataagaagcaccctgctggattaggccagcagcccatctattacagcatcctgttctcacagtggccaaccagatgcctatcaggaagcccgcaaacaggacctgagtgcaagagcactcttcccacttgcgattcccatcaactggcattctgaggcatactgcctccaacagtggggacagaacatagccattgtggctagtagccattgatatcctccGTGAATTCATCttcttctcttttaaagccatctaggttggtggccatcattacatttGACATGAGGA of Rhineura floridana isolate rRhiFlo1 chromosome 15, rRhiFlo1.hap2, whole genome shotgun sequence contains these proteins:
- the SDC3 gene encoding syndecan-3: MKEMPWLLLLLLPSRPRGQGRLLLLLLAGHIALAQHWRNENYERPIDLEGSGDDDSFEDEEIGEVEELYSGSGSGYFEQDSRIKTVVRLTTDTPLILATTAAVLPVTSVQPVATPFAPFPAEETTSNPATSGLYIPRVTEAPAVTIQKVVDTTASTAIHDVTTATATATATTAATTTASTTMPTSKPTTVLRVLPPFITIVATTQTITLETPTTATEVARTELSTAPLATTGMTQSRAVPKPSTSREPDLGERSTTLPLPTSTTAPAESAQVEPLDVTPSTAMNNELEVPVSGDFEIHEEEEAAAPTELSNEVVAVVTLADGPVLKKNAEPGLLDNTIESGNSAAQLPQKNILERKEVLIAVIVGGVVGALFAAFLVMLLIYRMKKKDEGSYTLEEPKQASVTYQKPDKQEEFYA